The sequence ATGATGGCGCGCTCGATGACGTTCTTCAGCTCGCGGATGTTGCCGGGCCAGTTGTATTCCACGAGGAGCTTCTCCGCCATGCTCGAAATCCCCTTGGTCGACTTGCCGAACTCGCGGGAGAAGGTCTCGATGAAGTGGTTGGCGAGCATCAGGATGTCCTCCTTGCGCTCGCGCAGCGCCGGAAGGAAGATCGGGATTACCTGGAGCCGGTAGTACAGGTCGTTTCTGAAGGTCTTATCCTCGATCGCCTTCAACAGGTCCTTGTTTGTCGCTGAAACGATCCTCACGTCGACCGGGATCATCTTGGTGCCGCCGATGCGGCGGAAGGTGCGGTCCTCGAGAAAGCGGAGCAGTTTCGCCTGCATGCCGAGTTCCATGTCGCCAATCTCGTCGAGGAAAACGGTGCCGCCGTCGGCCAGTTCGAAAAGCCCCTTCTTGGAGGTCTTCGCGTCGGTAAAGGCACCTTTCTCGTGGCCGAAGAGTTCGCTTTCGAGGAGAGTGGCCGGGACCGCGGCGCAGTTGATCGCGACGAACGGCTTCTCGGCACGGGCGGACTCGTAGTGGATATACTTCGCCACCAACTCCTTGCCGGTCCCCGACTCACCCTGCACGAGGACGGTGGAGGCGTCGCTTTTGGCCACCTTCGCCATCATCTCGAGCACGTTTTTCATGTGCTTGGAGTTGCCGATGATCTTCGGCGGCCCCTGCTTCTTGTGCTCGCTTCTGAGCTGGACCACCTCGCGGCGCAGCTCGGAGGTATCGAGTGCCTTCCTGACCACGAGCGACATCTCGTCCAGGTTGAAGGGCTTGTTGATGTAGTCGTAGGCCCCGTGCCGCATGGTGTTCACGGCCGTTTCCAGCCCTCCCTGCGCGGTGACCATGATGACGAGCAGCTCCTCGTCGATCTCTTTCAGGCGCTGC is a genomic window of Geomonas ferrireducens containing:
- a CDS encoding sigma-54-dependent transcriptional regulator encodes the protein MRRAKIMVVDDEHLIRWSLEQNLKKQGYEVCTAGTGEDAIRLAREEQPELVLLDYHLPGINGLEVLQRLKEIDEELLVIMVTAQGGLETAVNTMRHGAYDYINKPFNLDEMSLVVRKALDTSELRREVVQLRSEHKKQGPPKIIGNSKHMKNVLEMMAKVAKSDASTVLVQGESGTGKELVAKYIHYESARAEKPFVAINCAAVPATLLESELFGHEKGAFTDAKTSKKGLFELADGGTVFLDEIGDMELGMQAKLLRFLEDRTFRRIGGTKMIPVDVRIVSATNKDLLKAIEDKTFRNDLYYRLQVIPIFLPALRERKEDILMLANHFIETFSREFGKSTKGISSMAEKLLVEYNWPGNIRELKNVIERAIILGNEDTLLMENLPLEIIAKASQVTVPLTTFKLPAEGIDIEEVERELIKQSLEMTDWNQSKAAKKLNLGIDAFRYRMKKFGFLK